Proteins encoded by one window of Arachis ipaensis cultivar K30076 chromosome B04, Araip1.1, whole genome shotgun sequence:
- the LOC107637287 gene encoding uncharacterized protein LOC107637287 → MAIIPGGEKLYLSSDSICMDEGNMESQLDIYSPELLNSINCSGLPPHKLILKVGVPVMLLRNIDKSSGLCNGTRLQVRKLGNHVIKYEVLTGNNVGHIALIPRMNMLPTNETVAVRFQ, encoded by the coding sequence ATGGCTATCATTCCTGGAGGGGAAAAATTATATCTTAGTTCGGATTCCATTTGTATGGATGAAGGGAATATGGAGAGTCAACTAGATATCTATAGTCCTGAATTACTGAATAGCATAAATTGCTCTGGTTTGCCTCCACATAAATTAATACTCAAGGTTGGTGTTCCGGTGATGTTACTGAGGAATATTGACAAATCCAGTGGTCTTTGTAATGGTACAAGGCTACAAGTTAGGAAGCTTGGAAATCATGTCATAAAATATGAAGTCTTAACGGGTAACAATGTTGGTCATATTGCTTTGATTCCAAGAATGAATATGTTACCAACAAATGAAACCGTCGCAGTTAGATTCCAATGA